The following proteins are co-located in the Haliovirga abyssi genome:
- a CDS encoding ParA family protein, producing MKVIAVVNQKGGVAKTTSTQNIGVGLAKLGKKVLLIDFDPQGNLTSGFGIDKRDLNYTVYDILKTRAFPGPEISVEKVLLEKDNISILPTNIKMSKINIELGGVPGKDNILKEILKEIYGFDYILIDCPPSLDTLTFNALTAADAVYIPVQAEYYALEGISELMDTIDMVKQRLNENLKIAGVFATMLDKRVKLHLEVIKELKKFFGEVMFKTLIRRNVKVSEASSYGKSIFDYDEKSHGAQDYLNLCKEIVEREVN from the coding sequence GTGAAAGTAATCGCTGTTGTAAATCAAAAAGGAGGAGTAGCTAAAACAACTTCTACTCAAAATATTGGGGTAGGATTAGCTAAACTTGGTAAAAAAGTTTTATTAATTGATTTTGATCCACAAGGAAATTTAACATCTGGGTTTGGAATTGATAAAAGAGATTTAAATTATACAGTTTATGATATACTAAAAACAAGAGCATTTCCAGGACCAGAAATATCTGTAGAAAAAGTTTTATTAGAAAAAGATAATATTTCTATTTTACCTACAAATATAAAAATGTCAAAAATAAATATAGAATTAGGTGGAGTGCCAGGAAAAGATAATATATTAAAAGAAATATTAAAAGAGATATATGGATTTGATTATATACTGATTGATTGTCCTCCTAGTCTTGATACATTGACGTTTAATGCCTTAACAGCAGCAGATGCAGTATATATTCCGGTTCAAGCTGAATATTATGCACTAGAGGGAATTTCAGAGCTAATGGATACAATTGATATGGTAAAACAGAGATTAAATGAAAATTTAAAAATAGCTGGAGTTTTTGCTACAATGTTAGACAAAAGAGTTAAATTACATTTGGAGGTTATAAAAGAATTAAAAAAATTCTTTGGAGAAGTTATGTTTAAAACTTTAATTAGAAGGAATGTAAAAGTATCAGAAGCATCTTCATATGGTAAATCAATATTTGATTATGATGAAAAAAGTCACGGAGCACAAGATTATTTGAATTTATGTAAAGAGATAGTAGAAAGAGAGGTAAATTAA
- a CDS encoding ParB/RepB/Spo0J family partition protein, with amino-acid sequence MAIGRLGNNPLERRNKTSTVVLENRDVNEIKKEEIVKEFGELAHLSKMLIQNIDFLDNSFINRLHNDEKELEIEELKNSIQEIGLLNIIYLQEKEDRKFRIISGLRRLIACKDLYNDSIDIKGKSRVIILRKDTPEEYLDRISIDENTKRKDLTILEQSYKFNKEAAKKNKKIDEILESYNISRKKFYRIKNAMNYPEELKIFVEEIGVEKAEIINKIIKLKPGADTKNLISQLVVKKRDDLRMILKELLSGKKKKNVIFEKSRNAIKIRINKKISNDLEMELKKLLEKIENY; translated from the coding sequence ATGGCTATAGGGAGGCTTGGGAATAATCCTTTAGAAAGGAGAAATAAAACAAGTACAGTCGTTTTAGAAAATAGAGATGTAAATGAAATAAAAAAAGAAGAGATAGTCAAGGAATTTGGGGAGTTAGCACATCTTTCTAAAATGTTAATACAGAACATAGATTTTTTAGATAATAGTTTTATTAATAGATTACATAATGATGAAAAAGAGTTAGAAATAGAAGAGTTGAAAAATAGTATACAAGAGATCGGATTATTAAATATAATATACTTGCAAGAAAAAGAAGATAGAAAATTTAGAATTATATCAGGACTTAGAAGATTAATAGCTTGTAAAGATTTATATAATGACAGTATAGATATAAAAGGTAAAAGTAGAGTTATAATTTTAAGAAAAGATACACCTGAGGAATATTTAGACAGAATATCTATTGATGAAAATACAAAAAGAAAAGATTTGACAATATTAGAGCAGTCATATAAATTTAATAAAGAAGCTGCGAAGAAAAATAAAAAAATAGATGAAATTTTGGAAAGTTATAATATAAGCAGAAAAAAATTTTATAGAATAAAAAATGCTATGAATTATCCTGAAGAATTAAAAATATTTGTAGAAGAAATAGGAGTAGAAAAAGCAGAAATAATAAATAAAATTATAAAATTAAAACCAGGAGCAGATACAAAGAATTTAATAAGCCAGTTAGTGGTGAAAAAAAGAGATGACTTAAGAATGATATTAAAAGAATTATTAAGTGGGAAAAAGAAAAAAAATGTTATTTTTGAAAAAAGCAGAAATGCTATTAAGATAAGAATAAATAAAAAGATTTCTAATGATTTGGAGATGGAATTGAAAAAATTGTTAGAAAAAATAGAAAATTATTAA